The region GAATACTCACTCACTGCACATGCTCCAACTGTATGGCAAGTTTGTCCTGTTAGCATGAAGAGCGTGTTGTACTTCCGGAAGGTTGAAATAGAAGTGCCTTTCGTAAGTCATGCATACATCGACCCCCACACTAATCTTAGTAGCCTGTCATATGAAaataagaaagaagagaagcGCACCAATTAATAAACTGAAATAGTGgcaattttatataaatatagattagACTTTGAAAAAAATCGAGTTATGTAAAACTTGTAGCATGAGATAAACTACTTACGTATTTCCGCAATCTCAACTCCTGCTCCACAATTGATGGGTAGCAAACATCAAGAATCACGTCATAGTTATTAATGTAATCTCCGACCACCTGATTAGCATCGGCGATGGCATCATTGCACGATTTTGTGACGTTATGTGGGCCATTGAAGGTATAATCTTCAAAATCACACTGGTTCATAATGGTAAGGCCAATCTCATCAGAAATCATGCCATGTGACCAGAAATATTCATAAGTCGCTGGGACATCTCTGTCGAGCTTGAGAAGCGGATTTCCAATCTACACAAGGAAGTGATAGAATCGGTATACACGTGATTTATAAATAAACAGCGAAGCCGAGCGGGTTAGTAGAAAAGGGGGTGCTCTTACAGCCACTCCTTTGATGTTGAACTTGAAACCAGTCGATTTCTCGTTATGCGTAAGAAGAACATCGGCCAGTTGGGGTATGTAGTGCCCTGTACGCAGTTGTTCGTGACGTCAAATTAGTAATTCTACGAAAGAGCACAGGAGCGCTAACACTAATAATATTACAAATTCTGAACCTGCGAATAATATTACAAATTCTGAACCTGCGTAGCTCTCCCCGGTCAGAAACAAGGCCCTTGACTTGAGCTCGGGAAACTTCTCGTACCATCTCAAAAGGAACACATACATATCCTTAGCTGCCATGATCAAATGACCCAAATAAAATCATCAGTAAGAAGTTATAGaagaaacaacaacaacaacaacaacgacgacgacgacaacaaaGACATTGATTGGAGGCCATTGAATTCACCAGCTGACTCATCTCCGCAATTATAATCAGACGTTGTATTCGAGTAAGACCAGCCGACTCCGGCAGGAGATTCAACAAAGAGGAGGTTGGAGGCTGTAACGACAAATAAAGAGCGTGATCAGTGACAGATCATTACATAATGCCATGCTTCTATACGAAGAGTTAAGAGATTGTGTGATCTAAGTTTTGATCGAAATTCTTTGAGTTCATATTCACAGTAGCTTAAAACAAAATGTAACCTTTGTTCCATGACTTTTTGTTCATTCGAAGGCCCCGACCATCACCCTTCGGGTAAAATGGTCCGAGTTCAGTGAAGGCCCCCCCTCCAATTGAAGAGCAACCTGGACCTGAACATCATTTCAACAACAAACAAATGTAGTTTGAGCGTTAAGTTGCATTAAATTCATTACACGGAGAGGGTAATCAATTAACAGTCCACACAAAATAACTAAGACATATGAGCGAAAGGATTGGTCAATTTTCAGGGTAGTACTATCAACAGAGCTAATTTTGACACTGACGAATACGTTAGTTGAATTTGGTCACTGTTGGTGACTAGATTTGActatattcaataaattttccTAGCAAATTAAGATGGATATACTAGAACTCTGTATAAGACACAAACTGATTACAAGTTTtgggaaaatgaaaaaagaaaagaaaaaaaaaaaaacttttgtcgGTGGGATAGTTTAATTGCTTTGGTAGGTACGCAGGGGCAACAGCTTTTCACTGTGTCTGCTCCCAACACAACAAGCCATTAAAGCTTTTTCTTTCTGAAGGAAAAAACTGCAAGCTAGCAGCGCATAGTACGACGCCACAAATAAAGAAGTAAGAGATTATAGGTCAATGAATTAAGAAGAAGACTCAAAAAGAACTCATTCAATGAACCAATCTATCAACACACTCATTttcattatataataataataataataataataataataagaagaagaagaagaagaagaagaagttacGATGGTATCTAATGCAACAGTGCCAGTACACATTAGGCAAAAAACCGCATCATAAAATGGCAATAcaacagtaataataataaggagGGAAAAAGCAACCTCCATTGAGCCAAAGGGTGAGAGGCTTGCTGTGAGGATCTGCAGCAGCTTGAGCGAAGTAGTAGAAGAGGCTCCGCCCTGCAGCCGCATCGACGTCAACATAGCCTGCGTATTGCCTGAACCCAACTCTGGGCTGGCCCGGTAACTCCCTCACGAGATCCTCTTCTGGGTACCCTCCCACTCCGACGCCCATCACCGCAAGCCCCACCAACACCAGACCCCACCATTGCCCCATtcccaccatctctctctctctctctctctctctcttcaattccCTCCTCTACAACATAACAACAACAATGAGATACCGAATTTTCAGAAAACGTTTTTAATACCTAATAAAGAAGAGGGGGGTGAGGGATGAACCATGGATGACAGGAGATCAAATGCGGCTTGGAAATACAAATATCAGATATACAAGTACAATACAACAATACCAACAAAATGGGGAAAAACACACTTCCcgcactaaaaaaaaaaaaaaccaaaactagGAGAATTCAGTTGAGGTTGGCACGTGAGAATTCCGTCGAAGCGGTGAAAGAGTCTGGCTCTCT is a window of Ananas comosus cultivar F153 unplaced genomic scaffold, ASM154086v1, whole genome shotgun sequence DNA encoding:
- the LOC109705397 gene encoding serine carboxypeptidase-like 42; this translates as MVGMGQWWGLVLVGLAVMGVGVGGYPEEDLVRELPGQPRVGFRQYAGYVDVDAAAGRSLFYYFAQAAADPHSKPLTLWLNGGPGCSSIGGGAFTELGPFYPKGDGRGLRMNKKSWNKASNLLFVESPAGVGWSYSNTTSDYNCGDESAAKDMYVFLLRWYEKFPELKSRALFLTGESYAGHYIPQLADVLLTHNEKSTGFKFNIKGVAIGNPLLKLDRDVPATYEYFWSHGMISDEIGLTIMNQCDFEDYTFNGPHNVTKSCNDAIADANQVVGDYINNYDVILDVCYPSIVEQELRLRKYATKISVGVDVCMTYERHFYFNLPEVQHALHANRTNLPYSWSMCSE